In one Methylobacterium sp. SyP6R genomic region, the following are encoded:
- a CDS encoding NUDIX hydrolase, with protein MTDPMTDLPTRDIARALVLDPAGRLLLIAYEASRDVDPGRPGDRTFWFMPGGGMEPGETPEEACRRELEEEIGVKDVPLGPQVARCDGPFTLFNKSRFARERYFVVRLPDDKVDTSRLAETEDNPVYGTRWWPLDELAATVERVEPQGLAALAKRLVAGETIPEVVTLSWGPGAA; from the coding sequence ATGACCGATCCCATGACCGATCTGCCCACCCGCGACATCGCCCGCGCCCTGGTGCTCGACCCGGCCGGCCGCCTCCTCTTGATCGCCTACGAGGCCTCGCGCGACGTCGACCCGGGCCGGCCGGGGGACCGGACCTTCTGGTTCATGCCCGGCGGCGGGATGGAGCCCGGCGAGACGCCGGAAGAAGCCTGCCGGCGCGAACTGGAAGAGGAAATCGGCGTGAAGGACGTCCCCCTCGGCCCTCAGGTCGCGCGCTGCGACGGGCCGTTCACGCTGTTCAACAAGTCGCGCTTCGCCCGCGAGCGCTACTTCGTCGTGCGGCTGCCCGACGATAAGGTCGATACCAGCCGGCTCGCCGAGACCGAGGACAATCCCGTTTACGGCACCCGCTGGTGGCCGCTCGACGAGCTCGCCGCAACCGTCGAGCGCGTCGAGCCGCAAGGGCTCGCCGCCCTGGCCAAAAGGCTCGTGGCCGGCGAGACGATCCCGGAGGTCGTGACGTTGTCCTGGGGCCCGGGCGCAGCGTAA
- a CDS encoding GntR family transcriptional regulator: MNAVFAGAQRLRDRSRHAAPQVFDLIREKIVSLDLAPGTVLSRPELQASFGLSATPIRDALLRLQEEGLVDIFPQSSTVVSRIDLAAARQAQFLRRAVEQEVVRTLAQAPDRALLTRLQAFVAEQAIFADEGDFARLSASDEAFHRALCEAAVVPDLWDLIRRRSGHIDRLRRLHLPVEGKAQQIVADHRRIVAALAEGAPEMAQEALRDHLSKSIALGDEIRARWPTYFA; the protein is encoded by the coding sequence ATGAACGCCGTCTTCGCCGGTGCGCAGCGTCTCCGCGACCGCTCGCGTCACGCCGCTCCGCAGGTCTTCGATCTCATCCGGGAAAAGATCGTCTCGCTCGATCTCGCGCCCGGCACAGTGCTGTCGCGCCCGGAACTCCAGGCGAGCTTCGGCCTGAGCGCCACCCCGATCCGCGACGCGCTGCTGCGGCTCCAGGAAGAGGGGCTGGTCGACATCTTCCCGCAATCGTCGACGGTGGTGAGCCGCATCGACCTCGCGGCCGCCCGCCAGGCGCAGTTCCTGCGCCGCGCCGTCGAGCAGGAGGTGGTCCGCACCCTTGCGCAGGCGCCCGACCGGGCACTGCTCACCCGCCTCCAGGCCTTCGTGGCCGAGCAGGCGATCTTCGCCGACGAGGGTGATTTCGCCCGGCTCTCGGCCAGCGACGAAGCCTTTCACCGGGCGTTATGCGAGGCCGCCGTCGTCCCCGACCTGTGGGACCTGATCCGCCGCCGCAGCGGCCATATCGACCGCCTGCGCCGGCTGCACCTGCCGGTCGAGGGCAAGGCGCAACAGATCGTGGCCGATCACCGGCGGATCGTGGCGGCACTCGCCGAGGGCGCGCCCGAGATGGCGCAGGAGGCTCTTCGCGATCACCTGTCGAAGTCGATCGCGCTCGGCGACGAGATCCGGGCGCGGTGGCCGACGTATTTCGCCTGA
- a CDS encoding ABC transporter ATP-binding protein — translation MSTLLDVRGVTLRYKTPNVLVTATERVSFQVDTSDRFVLLGPSGCGKSTLLKAVGGYLHPSEGEIRIKDRVVKEPGADRMMVFQEFDQLLPWKSVLENVTFPLLNARKMSRREAEERARAYIEKVGLTRAIDSYPHTLSGGMKQRVAIARGMAMEPDILLMDEPFAALDALTRRTCQDELLQLWEETKFTVLFVTHSIAEAIKIGNRILLLSPHPGRVKAEVLDVDKVSAQDGSAGQLEQQIHDLLFSDEPGHH, via the coding sequence ATGAGTACCCTCCTCGACGTCCGCGGGGTCACGCTCCGCTACAAGACCCCCAACGTGCTGGTCACCGCGACCGAGCGCGTCAGCTTCCAGGTCGATACCTCCGACCGCTTCGTGCTGCTCGGGCCGTCCGGCTGCGGCAAGTCCACCCTGCTCAAGGCGGTGGGCGGCTACCTGCATCCGAGCGAGGGCGAGATCCGCATCAAGGACCGGGTGGTCAAGGAGCCCGGCGCCGACCGGATGATGGTGTTCCAGGAATTCGACCAGCTCCTGCCCTGGAAGTCGGTGCTCGAGAACGTCACCTTCCCGCTCCTCAACGCGCGCAAGATGTCCCGCCGCGAGGCGGAGGAGCGGGCGCGGGCCTATATCGAGAAGGTCGGCCTGACGCGGGCGATCGACAGCTACCCCCACACCCTCTCGGGCGGCATGAAGCAGCGCGTGGCGATCGCCCGCGGCATGGCGATGGAGCCCGACATCCTGCTGATGGACGAGCCGTTCGCGGCGCTCGACGCGCTCACCCGGCGCACCTGCCAGGACGAGCTCCTGCAGCTCTGGGAGGAGACGAAGTTCACGGTGCTCTTCGTCACCCACTCGATCGCCGAGGCGATCAAGATCGGCAACCGCATCCTCCTGCTCTCGCCCCATCCGGGTCGGGTCAAGGCCGAGGTGCTCGATGTCGACAAGGTCTCGGCCCAGGACGGCAGCGCCGGCCAGCTCGAGCAGCAGATCCACGACCTGCTGTTTTCCGACGAACCCGGCCACCATTGA
- a CDS encoding DUF429 domain-containing protein translates to MPWVAGVDGCPGGWVAVLGPSDGGSEQIRIRVLPSLEAICDAPEAPMIVAVDIPVGLPDRVGPGGRTAEVLVRALLGPRRASVFPTSARSVVYAPDYTAAIALSRRPETQPFAPSPPANAIFPRIREADALLRARPELQARVYEVHPELAFQSLNGGTPLPEPKRKPAGAALRRGLLIRAGLPADLVPPRGAKPDDLLDALAALAVARAIAKGRGVPYPDPPERDAHGLPAAIWTLPLGEAHG, encoded by the coding sequence ATGCCATGGGTCGCAGGGGTGGACGGGTGCCCGGGCGGCTGGGTCGCGGTCTTGGGGCCGAGCGACGGCGGGTCCGAACAAATCCGCATCCGGGTCCTGCCGAGCCTCGAGGCGATCTGCGACGCCCCGGAAGCTCCGATGATCGTGGCGGTCGACATCCCCGTAGGCCTGCCCGATCGCGTCGGCCCCGGCGGCCGCACGGCCGAGGTGCTGGTGCGGGCGCTGCTGGGGCCGCGGCGCGCCTCGGTCTTCCCGACCTCGGCGCGCAGCGTCGTCTACGCGCCGGACTATACCGCGGCCATCGCCCTGTCGCGCCGGCCCGAGACCCAGCCCTTCGCCCCCTCCCCGCCCGCCAACGCCATCTTCCCGCGCATCCGCGAGGCGGACGCCCTCCTGCGCGCCCGGCCCGAGCTTCAGGCGCGGGTCTACGAGGTGCATCCGGAACTTGCCTTCCAGAGCCTCAACGGCGGCACGCCCCTGCCCGAGCCGAAGCGCAAGCCCGCGGGCGCGGCCCTGCGGCGCGGCCTCCTCATCCGAGCAGGCCTGCCCGCCGACCTCGTTCCGCCGCGCGGCGCCAAGCCCGACGACCTCCTCGACGCCCTGGCGGCCTTGGCCGTGGCGCGGGCCATCGCCAAGGGGCGCGGCGTGCCCTATCCCGATCCGCCGGAGCGCGACGCCCACGGCCTGCCGGCCGCGATCTGGACGCTTCCCCTCGGCGAGGCCCACGGATGA
- a CDS encoding GntR family transcriptional regulator — translation MDPVRRPRGRPRKPVLLEPAALGPRRGLHDQAVERLRGLIVAGTLPAGSALVETELSAALGISRTPLREALKLLAVEGLVELRPNRSPRVAELRAEAVTELFEAIAAIERAAAELAALRITPADLERLRRLQSEMEAHHAAGALAPYFALNQRIHALIVACARNGPLREAHEVLHARAEIARRRALDSRARWDESVAEHRAILAALAAGDAAGAGRLLADHVGHTGTALLAGLARSDAA, via the coding sequence ATGGACCCGGTCCGGCGCCCCCGCGGGCGCCCGCGAAAACCCGTGCTGCTGGAGCCCGCCGCCCTCGGGCCGCGCCGCGGCCTGCACGACCAGGCGGTGGAGCGCCTGCGCGGGCTGATCGTTGCGGGCACGCTGCCGGCCGGCAGCGCGCTGGTCGAGACCGAGCTGTCGGCGGCTTTGGGCATTTCGCGCACGCCTTTGCGCGAGGCGCTGAAGCTGCTCGCCGTCGAAGGGCTGGTGGAGCTGCGCCCCAACCGCTCACCCCGGGTGGCGGAACTGCGCGCGGAGGCCGTGACCGAGCTGTTCGAGGCCATCGCCGCCATCGAGCGGGCGGCGGCGGAACTGGCGGCGCTGCGCATCACGCCCGCCGATCTGGAGCGGCTGCGCCGGCTGCAATCCGAGATGGAGGCGCATCACGCCGCCGGGGCGCTCGCTCCCTATTTCGCCCTCAACCAGCGGATCCACGCCCTGATCGTGGCTTGCGCCCGCAACGGTCCCTTGCGGGAGGCGCACGAGGTCCTGCATGCGAGGGCCGAGATCGCCCGCCGCCGCGCCCTCGACAGCCGGGCGCGCTGGGACGAATCGGTCGCGGAGCACCGGGCGATCCTGGCCGCCCTCGCGGCCGGCGACGCCGCGGGCGCGGGCCGGCTGCTCGCCGACCATGTCGGCCATACCGGCACGGCCCTGCTCGCCGGCCTCGCCCGGTCCGATGCCGCCTGA
- a CDS encoding carbonic anhydrase: MADATPFPQSLTEGYRAFLDDRFVREQDRYASLAEGQSPEILIISCCDSRVSPEVIFDARPGELFVVRNVANLVPPYETGGEYHGTSAALEFAVQALKVKHIVVLGHARCGGVRAYADDAAPLSPGDFIGRWVSLIRPAAEALGDEQRGPDYLEQLEFATVTNSLRNLMTFPCVKILVERGKLQLHGAHFGIATGQLRIRDPETGEFRLAEPDRAAGATKLIRCQDEAGSGG; the protein is encoded by the coding sequence ATGGCCGACGCGACCCCCTTCCCGCAATCGCTCACGGAGGGCTACCGCGCCTTCCTCGACGACCGGTTCGTGCGCGAGCAGGACCGCTATGCCAGCCTCGCCGAGGGGCAGAGCCCCGAGATTTTGATCATCAGCTGCTGCGACAGCCGGGTCTCGCCGGAGGTGATCTTCGACGCGCGGCCGGGCGAGTTGTTCGTGGTGCGCAACGTCGCCAACCTGGTCCCGCCCTACGAGACCGGCGGCGAGTATCACGGCACCTCGGCGGCGCTCGAATTCGCCGTGCAGGCGCTCAAGGTGAAGCACATCGTGGTGCTGGGGCATGCCCGCTGCGGCGGCGTGCGCGCCTACGCGGACGACGCCGCGCCGCTCTCGCCCGGCGACTTCATCGGCCGCTGGGTCTCGCTGATCCGCCCGGCGGCGGAAGCGCTCGGCGACGAGCAGCGGGGGCCCGACTACCTCGAGCAGCTCGAATTCGCCACGGTGACGAACAGCCTGCGCAACCTGATGACCTTCCCTTGCGTGAAGATTCTGGTCGAGCGGGGCAAGCTCCAGCTCCACGGCGCGCATTTCGGCATCGCCACCGGGCAGTTGCGCATCCGCGACCCGGAGACCGGCGAGTTCCGCCTCGCCGAGCCCGACCGGGCGGCGGGGGCGACCAAGCTGATCCGCTGCCAGGACGAGGCGGGCAGCGGCGGCTGA
- a CDS encoding helix-turn-helix domain-containing protein, with protein MRRTMVTHRVEIVTRQVPLHPIADDAQYEVAVAATNGLIDAGAGDEEHSLAPLLGLLGEFIAAYEERTYPRPDAPPAEVLRLLMEQHGLKQGDLPEIGSQGVVSEILSGKRESNKNQIAHLSERFGVSPATFF; from the coding sequence TTGAGGCGCACGATGGTCACTCATCGTGTCGAGATCGTAACGCGGCAAGTTCCGCTGCATCCGATCGCCGATGATGCCCAGTACGAGGTAGCCGTCGCCGCCACGAACGGCCTCATCGACGCCGGTGCGGGTGACGAAGAGCATTCCCTGGCCCCGCTCCTCGGTCTCCTCGGCGAGTTCATCGCCGCCTACGAGGAGAGGACCTACCCCCGGCCCGACGCACCGCCGGCCGAGGTGCTGCGCCTGCTGATGGAGCAGCACGGGCTCAAGCAGGGCGATCTGCCCGAGATCGGCAGCCAGGGCGTCGTCTCGGAAATCCTGAGCGGCAAGCGCGAGTCGAACAAAAACCAGATCGCGCACCTGTCGGAGCGATTCGGCGTCAGTCCCGCGACGTTCTTCTGA
- a CDS encoding D-amino acid dehydrogenase: MRVLILGGGVVGVTSAYYLAKAGHQVTVLDRQPGAGLETSFANAGQVSPGYSAPWAAPGIPVKAMKWLMMRHRPLVLWPSLEPKLYGWLAKMLANCTEDAYRRNKGRMVRLAEYSRDVLRDLRTETGITYDHREKGTLQLFRTQKQLDHVGDDTGVLDEYGVPYEVLDPAGCIAAEPALARVAGSFVGGLRLPGDETGDAHLFTQRLAAICESMGVTIRYGATITSLRQEGGRIAGVGLAGGEVLTADAYVAAMGSYTPMMLKPLGIEIPVYPVKGYSLTLPVTDADAAPVSTVMDETFKVAITRLGDRIRVGGTAELAGFSQALRGPRRATLERSVLDLFPAGGDVSQAKFWTGLRPMTPDGTPIVGATAYDNLYTNTGHGTLGWTMACGSGRLLADLIGGRAPEIDHRDLAESRYAKAA; encoded by the coding sequence ATGCGCGTTCTGATCCTCGGCGGCGGCGTGGTCGGCGTCACCTCGGCCTATTACCTCGCGAAGGCCGGCCACCAGGTCACGGTGCTCGATCGCCAGCCGGGCGCCGGCCTCGAGACCAGCTTCGCCAATGCCGGCCAGGTCTCGCCCGGCTACTCGGCGCCCTGGGCCGCCCCGGGCATCCCGGTCAAGGCGATGAAGTGGCTGATGATGCGTCACCGCCCGCTGGTGCTGTGGCCGAGCCTGGAGCCCAAGCTCTACGGCTGGCTCGCGAAGATGCTGGCGAACTGCACCGAGGATGCCTATCGCCGCAACAAGGGCCGGATGGTGCGGCTCGCCGAGTATAGCCGCGACGTGCTGCGCGACCTGCGCACCGAGACCGGCATCACCTACGATCACCGCGAGAAGGGCACGCTCCAGCTCTTCCGCACCCAGAAGCAGCTCGACCATGTCGGCGACGATACCGGCGTGCTCGACGAGTACGGCGTGCCCTACGAGGTGCTCGACCCGGCGGGCTGCATCGCCGCCGAGCCGGCGCTGGCCCGGGTCGCCGGCAGCTTCGTCGGGGGCCTGCGCCTGCCGGGCGACGAGACCGGCGACGCGCATCTCTTCACCCAGCGCCTCGCCGCGATCTGCGAGAGCATGGGCGTCACCATCCGCTACGGCGCGACGATCACCTCGCTCCGCCAGGAGGGCGGCCGGATCGCCGGCGTGGGCCTGGCCGGCGGCGAGGTGCTGACGGCGGACGCCTATGTCGCCGCCATGGGCAGCTACACCCCGATGATGCTGAAGCCGCTCGGCATCGAGATTCCGGTCTATCCGGTGAAGGGCTATTCCCTGACCCTGCCGGTCACCGACGCGGACGCCGCCCCGGTCTCGACCGTGATGGACGAGACCTTCAAGGTGGCGATCACCCGGCTCGGCGACCGCATCCGGGTCGGCGGCACGGCGGAACTCGCCGGCTTCAGCCAGGCCTTGCGCGGCCCGCGCCGGGCGACCCTGGAGCGCTCGGTCCTCGACCTCTTCCCGGCGGGCGGCGACGTCTCGCAGGCGAAGTTCTGGACGGGCCTGCGCCCGATGACCCCGGACGGCACCCCGATCGTCGGCGCCACGGCCTACGACAACCTCTACACCAATACCGGCCACGGCACGCTCGGCTGGACCATGGCCTGCGGCTCGGGCCGCCTGCTTGCCGATCTGATCGGCGGCCGGGCGCCGGAGATCGACCATCGGGATCTGGCCGAGTCGCGCTACGCCAAGGCGGCGTGA
- a CDS encoding ABC transporter substrate-binding protein, giving the protein MIHSPARRAFAAGLLAAGACLSGAVPALAQQKSEIAITRQPGIIYLPTHIIEKQGLIEKHAERLGVPGIKTKWLTFTGGGSQTDALLAGNVDIVNTGTGNLLLLWDRTRGGVKGIVATSALPLLLVSRDPKIRTIKDIAAGDKIAVPTVKVSTQAILLQMAAGEAYGADQSGRLDANTVQLGHPDAAIALANPTHEIKTHFAAPPFQYVELRNVPGAHIVARSPDIIGGPLTQGQFFTTTKFADANPKIVQAVRAASEEAQNLIRQDTRQAVEIYREVTGDKTSVEDLLGYLREPGMMEFNLQPQGTMRFAEHLARIGTLRTKPKAWTDYYLPVAHDLSGS; this is encoded by the coding sequence ATGATCCACTCGCCCGCGCGCCGCGCCTTCGCGGCGGGCCTTCTCGCTGCCGGTGCATGCTTGTCCGGGGCGGTCCCGGCCCTGGCGCAGCAGAAGAGCGAGATCGCGATCACCCGCCAGCCCGGCATCATCTACCTGCCGACCCACATCATCGAGAAGCAGGGGCTGATCGAGAAGCACGCCGAGCGGCTGGGCGTGCCCGGTATCAAGACGAAGTGGCTCACCTTCACCGGCGGCGGCAGCCAGACCGACGCGCTGCTCGCCGGCAACGTCGACATCGTCAATACCGGCACCGGCAACCTGCTGCTGCTCTGGGACCGCACGCGGGGCGGCGTGAAGGGCATCGTCGCCACCTCGGCGCTGCCGCTGCTGCTCGTCAGCCGCGACCCGAAGATCAGGACGATCAAGGACATCGCCGCCGGCGACAAGATCGCGGTGCCGACCGTGAAGGTCTCGACGCAGGCGATCCTCCTGCAGATGGCGGCGGGCGAGGCTTACGGCGCCGACCAGTCCGGCCGGCTCGACGCCAACACGGTACAGCTCGGCCATCCGGACGCGGCGATCGCGCTCGCCAACCCGACCCACGAGATCAAGACCCATTTCGCGGCACCCCCCTTCCAGTACGTCGAATTGCGCAATGTCCCGGGCGCCCACATCGTCGCCCGCTCGCCCGACATCATCGGTGGGCCGCTGACGCAAGGCCAGTTCTTCACCACCACGAAGTTCGCCGACGCCAACCCGAAGATCGTCCAGGCCGTGCGCGCGGCCTCGGAAGAGGCTCAAAATCTCATTCGCCAGGACACGCGCCAAGCGGTCGAGATCTACCGCGAGGTGACCGGCGACAAGACCAGCGTCGAGGATCTGCTGGGCTATCTGCGTGAGCCCGGCATGATGGAGTTCAACCTCCAGCCGCAAGGGACGATGCGCTTCGCCGAGCATCTTGCGCGGATCGGCACCCTGCGGACCAAGCCGAAGGCCTGGACCGACTATTACCTGCCGGTCGCCCACGACCTCAGCGGCAGCTGA
- a CDS encoding ABC transporter permease: protein MPARIIMSEAAPAADGAVERQLGTAEILWNSGFVRKTVIIVVLALVWEIYARILDNPLLFPTFSDTVTTLYDQTIDGTIPSRAFASIKVLLMGYVAGILLAATLTMLAISTRIGTDFLETMTAMFNPLPAIALLPLALIWFGLGNGSLVFVLVHSVLWAVALNTHSGFRGVSNTLRMVGRNYGLKGLPYVTKILIPAAFPSILTGLKIGWAFAWRTLIAAELVFGVSSGAGGLGWFIFENRNLLDIPAVFAGLLTVIIIGLVVENLIFRTLERRTVQKWGLQH from the coding sequence ATGCCGGCCCGCATCATCATGAGCGAGGCGGCGCCCGCCGCCGACGGCGCGGTCGAGCGCCAGCTCGGCACCGCCGAGATCCTGTGGAACTCGGGCTTCGTCCGCAAGACCGTGATCATCGTCGTGCTGGCGCTGGTCTGGGAGATCTATGCCCGGATCCTCGACAACCCGCTCCTGTTCCCGACCTTCTCCGACACCGTCACGACGCTCTACGACCAGACGATCGACGGCACGATCCCGAGCCGGGCCTTCGCGTCGATCAAGGTGCTGCTGATGGGCTACGTCGCCGGCATCCTGCTCGCCGCGACGCTGACCATGCTGGCGATCTCGACCCGCATCGGCACCGACTTTCTCGAGACGATGACGGCGATGTTCAATCCCCTGCCGGCCATCGCGCTCCTGCCCCTGGCGCTGATCTGGTTCGGCCTCGGCAACGGCAGCCTGGTCTTTGTGCTGGTCCATTCGGTGCTGTGGGCGGTGGCGCTCAACACCCATTCGGGCTTCCGCGGCGTGTCGAACACGCTCAGGATGGTCGGGCGCAATTACGGCCTCAAGGGGCTCCCTTATGTCACCAAGATCCTGATCCCGGCGGCGTTCCCGAGCATCCTCACCGGCCTCAAGATCGGCTGGGCCTTCGCCTGGCGCACGCTCATCGCCGCCGAACTCGTCTTCGGCGTGTCGTCGGGGGCCGGGGGCTTGGGCTGGTTCATCTTCGAGAACCGCAACCTCCTCGACATCCCGGCGGTGTTCGCGGGACTGCTCACCGTGATCATCATCGGCCTCGTGGTCGAGAACCTGATCTTCCGCACGCTGGAGCGGCGGACGGTGCAGAAATGGGGCTTGCAGCACTGA
- a CDS encoding Lrp/AsnC family transcriptional regulator: MAGRDEIDARILRVLRDDGRISNADLAARVGLSPSACLRRLRLLESNGTIRGYTALIEADEREHHMVVLTQITLERQTEESLNRFEAAVRRCPEVRDCYLMTGLSDYLMRIEVADAGDYERLHKEVLSRLPGVARIQSSFAIRTVVGRG; encoded by the coding sequence ATGGCGGGACGGGACGAGATCGACGCGCGCATCCTGCGCGTCCTGCGCGACGACGGGCGCATCAGCAACGCCGATCTCGCCGCCCGGGTCGGCCTGTCGCCCTCGGCCTGCCTGCGCCGCCTGCGGCTCTTGGAATCGAACGGCACCATCCGGGGCTACACCGCCCTGATCGAGGCCGACGAGCGCGAGCATCACATGGTGGTGCTGACCCAGATCACCCTGGAGCGGCAGACCGAGGAATCGCTCAACCGCTTCGAGGCCGCGGTGCGCCGCTGCCCGGAGGTGCGCGACTGCTACCTGATGACCGGCCTGTCCGATTACTTGATGCGGATCGAGGTGGCGGATGCCGGCGATTACGAGCGCCTGCACAAGGAGGTCTTGTCGCGCCTGCCGGGGGTGGCGCGGATCCAGTCGAGCTTCGCGATCCGGACGGTGGTGGGGCGGGGGTAG
- a CDS encoding aspartate/glutamate racemase family protein — MRLLLLNPNTSRDVTELMRATGTAAAAPGTEILTATAPRGVPYIATRAEAQIGGAIALEMLAEAPPVDAAIIAAFGDPGLFGARELFDFPVIGLAEAAMLSACLLGRRFGLVTFARALVPWYEETVAAHGLSRRCAGVRALEGRFSTLSGLQEEKEAQLIDLAHAAVEEDGADVLIFAGAPLSGLGARVRDRLPVPVVDQVVAAVKLAEAVVAQAPRKATAGTFRRPDAKPSTGLAPALAARIGHG, encoded by the coding sequence ATGCGCCTGCTGCTCCTCAACCCCAATACCAGCCGCGACGTGACCGAGCTGATGCGCGCCACCGGCACTGCCGCCGCCGCTCCCGGCACCGAGATCCTCACCGCGACGGCGCCCCGGGGCGTGCCCTACATCGCGACCCGGGCCGAGGCGCAGATCGGCGGCGCCATCGCCCTCGAGATGCTGGCCGAGGCGCCGCCGGTCGATGCCGCGATCATCGCGGCCTTCGGCGATCCGGGCCTGTTCGGTGCCCGCGAATTGTTCGATTTTCCCGTGATCGGCCTCGCCGAGGCGGCGATGCTGTCGGCCTGCCTGCTCGGCCGCCGCTTCGGCCTCGTCACCTTCGCCCGGGCCCTGGTGCCCTGGTACGAGGAAACCGTCGCCGCCCACGGCTTGAGCCGGCGCTGCGCCGGGGTACGGGCGCTGGAGGGGCGCTTTTCCACGCTCTCCGGCCTCCAGGAGGAGAAGGAGGCGCAACTGATCGATCTCGCCCACGCGGCGGTCGAGGAGGACGGCGCCGACGTTCTGATCTTCGCCGGCGCGCCCCTGTCGGGCCTCGGCGCCCGGGTGCGCGACCGTCTGCCGGTGCCGGTGGTCGATCAGGTGGTGGCAGCGGTCAAGCTCGCCGAGGCCGTGGTGGCGCAGGCGCCCCGCAAGGCCACGGCCGGCACCTTCCGCCGGCCGGACGCGAAGCCGAGCACCGGGTTGGCGCCGGCTCTGGCGGCGCGGATCGGGCATGGCTGA